One window of Amaranthus tricolor cultivar Red isolate AtriRed21 chromosome 13, ASM2621246v1, whole genome shotgun sequence genomic DNA carries:
- the LOC130798055 gene encoding uncharacterized protein At4g06744-like, whose translation MLRISFFKIILLLTITPRFHLNLVSSHHHDHNSLNTSKNMWPWHNHHNFCLPFWPFSHCSQPQTPTKPPPIPILPPPSSLLPVPPLPSIPTQLVFADQRLALVYPIIQNFKKTITSDPLGITKTWVGSDICTYQGFFCDTPPNNTSAIVVASIDFNGYGLSAPTLDGFIDQFPDLALFHANSNLFSGTISSNIAKLSYLYELDLSNNRFSGPFPQAVLGMDSLSFLDIRFNLLTGSIPPAIFTLNLNVLFLNDNNFVSSLPESLGKTRILYLTLADNKLTGPLPRDIAKELAALTQVLLMNNQLTGCLPYEIGFLNKVNVFDISHNLLTGPLPFSLACLQSVAVLDLSDNLFYGMVPDMICQLPYLERLSLSDNYFTQVGPVCRSLIRKGVLDVSNNCIPGLPFQRSVFECTAFFALPRICPFSQTFKIIPCKPPFP comes from the coding sequence ATGCTAAGAATATCATTCTTCAAAATCATTCTACTCCTTACAATAACACCAAGATTTCACCTTAATTTAGTATCAAGTCATCATCATGATCACAATTCACTAAACACTAGTAAAAACATGTGGCCTTGGCATAACCACCACAACTTTTGCTTACCATTTTGGCCATTTAGTCACTGCTCTCAGCCTCAAACACCAACTAAACCACCACCAATTCCGATCCTACCACCGCCATCTTCCCTACTTCCGGTCCCACCACTACCCTCAATCCCGACTCAGCTTGTGTTCGCGGATCAAAGGCTCGCATTAGTCTACCCAATCAtccaaaacttcaaaaaaacaaTCACATCAGACCCATTAGGCATCACCAAAACATGGGTAGGTTCTGATATATGTACTTACCAAGGGTTCTTCTGTGATACACCCCCAAACAATACGAGTGCAATAGTAGTAGCATCCATAGACTTTAACGGGTATGGACTTTCCGCTCCAACACTAGACGGGTTCATAGATCAGTTCCCTGATTTAGCTCTGTTCCATGCCAATTCAAACCTATTTAGTGGCACAATATCCTCAAACATAGCCAAACTTAGCTACCTTTATGAATTAGACCTTAGTAATAACAGATTTTCAGGTCCATTCCCACAAGCTGTACTAGGAATGGACAGCTTAAGTTTCTTAGACATTCGATTTAATCTGTTAACCGGATCAATCCCACCCGCGATTTTCACCCTAAATCTGAATGTCCTATTCCTAAATGACAACAATTTCGTGTCATCTTTACCCGAATCACTTGGAAAAACCCGGATATTATACCTAACCTTAGCCGATAACAAGTTAACCGGTCCACTTCCTCGCGACATTGCCAAAGAATTAGCAGCATTAACACAAGTTTTGTTAATGAACAATCAGTTAACTGGGTGTTTACCTTACGAAATTGGTTTTCTTAACAAAGTTAATGTGTTTGATATTAGTCATAATCTTTTGACTGGGCCCTTACCATTCTCATTGGCTTGTTTACAATCAGTGGCTGTGCTTGATCTATCAGATAATCTGTTCTATGGAATGGTTCCTGATATGATTTGTCAGTTACCATATTTGGAAAGGTTGAGTTTGTCTGATAATTATTTCACACAAGTTGGTCCAGTTTGTAGGAGCTTAATAAGGAAAGGTGTTTTGGATGTGAGTAACAATTGTATACCTGGTTTGCCTTTCCAAAGATCTGTGTTTGAGTGTactgctttttttgcacttccaAGGATTTGTCCTTTCTCTCAGACCTTTAAAATCATTCCTTGTAAGCCTCCCTTCCCTTAA